From a single Cyclobacterium marinum DSM 745 genomic region:
- a CDS encoding DUF2141 domain-containing protein produces MKIALTLLYSILISSFTFYDYNQTTLNLSNLNFDLGGDVRVQVFKKQPINLMVELEPVEKIQVPLEIASHINLPALEPGEYMITVFHDSNKNGKMDYSLLGKPKEGYGLSGEFYCGNKNTKPESYYVYLNSGNQQLSINVCY; encoded by the coding sequence ATGAAAATTGCCTTAACACTCCTTTATTCTATTCTTATAAGTTCATTTACCTTTTATGATTATAATCAAACTACCCTTAATTTAAGTAATTTGAATTTTGACCTTGGAGGAGATGTGCGGGTTCAGGTGTTTAAAAAACAACCAATAAATTTGATGGTGGAATTGGAGCCTGTTGAAAAAATTCAGGTACCGTTGGAAATAGCCTCACATATTAACCTTCCGGCCTTGGAACCTGGAGAATACATGATTACTGTTTTTCATGATAGCAATAAAAATGGCAAAATGGATTACTCTCTTTTGGGAAAACCAAAGGAAGGATATGGGCTATCGGGAGAATTTTATTGTGGAAACAAGAATACTAAACCTGAGTCCTATTACGTTTATTTAAATTCCGGAAATCAACAACTCTCCATTAACGTCTGTTATTAG
- a CDS encoding DUF4270 family protein, producing MQSIFRSIKYFCISALALLMTGCFENDILVQPEVIKDDDQLDVSLIESTDILLYSYFKDSLVTNDRSSFLLGSYEDTIRGKIDAIPYVQFGAESSIRMNDEAQMDSVVLVLFYESFHYDTIPVFDLNIYELLESPEPDDDGDIYNFQTFSYDSNPLVSKSIQALPHKDSLTIKLPYEFGLELFEQSKSSSTIFDSNDDLEEYFKGFRIEPVGMGPLLTFAETSYIGFYYKASTDISQTNSYFKITVQSGTEQFTNLTVDKTYGIFQGFEAYTNISSEETSGTLMVDPLYNSGIRIEFPETQSLKEISESFFISSAILHLPVRPGTYNNYFNTPSYSISVYVVDKDNEIIGSLGTIGMTAFDDQFQENTYFEIPVKDFIDSQLTTNYDNGNALWITIPQSTSFTTNYLAFSSHSTQQKIKLDIVFLPLN from the coding sequence ATGCAATCAATTTTCAGATCAATCAAATACTTCTGCATTTCTGCTTTGGCTTTATTAATGACAGGGTGTTTTGAAAATGACATCCTTGTCCAGCCTGAGGTTATTAAGGACGATGATCAGCTGGATGTCAGTTTGATCGAAAGCACTGATATACTATTGTATAGTTATTTCAAGGATAGTTTGGTAACCAATGATAGAAGCAGTTTTTTATTGGGCTCATACGAAGACACCATTAGGGGAAAGATTGATGCCATACCTTATGTACAATTCGGGGCAGAAAGTAGTATCAGGATGAATGATGAAGCGCAAATGGATTCCGTAGTACTCGTACTATTCTACGAAAGCTTCCACTATGATACCATCCCTGTTTTTGATCTCAATATTTATGAACTTTTAGAAAGCCCTGAACCTGATGATGATGGGGATATTTATAACTTTCAAACATTTAGCTACGATTCAAATCCATTGGTAAGCAAATCAATTCAGGCTTTACCTCATAAAGATTCACTTACTATCAAACTCCCCTACGAGTTTGGTCTTGAACTATTTGAGCAATCAAAATCCAGTAGCACTATCTTCGATTCAAATGATGATTTGGAAGAATATTTCAAAGGATTTAGAATTGAGCCGGTTGGTATGGGGCCGTTACTGACATTTGCAGAGACGTCTTATATTGGTTTTTATTATAAAGCCTCAACAGACATTTCTCAAACCAATTCCTACTTTAAAATCACAGTGCAAAGTGGCACAGAGCAATTCACTAACCTGACAGTAGATAAAACCTATGGTATTTTTCAAGGTTTTGAAGCCTATACAAACATAAGTTCAGAAGAAACTTCAGGGACTTTGATGGTGGATCCACTCTATAATTCAGGAATCAGAATCGAGTTCCCGGAAACCCAGAGTCTTAAAGAGATTTCCGAGAGTTTCTTTATTTCTTCGGCCATACTTCACCTACCGGTGAGGCCGGGAACTTATAATAATTATTTCAATACCCCATCCTATTCAATCAGTGTATATGTAGTAGATAAAGACAACGAAATCATTGGTTCTTTAGGTACTATAGGCATGACTGCTTTTGATGATCAATTTCAGGAAAACACCTATTTTGAAATTCCTGTAAAGGATTTTATTGACAGCCAGTTGACCACAAATTACGACAATGGAAATGCATTATGGATAACCATCCCTCAGAGCACTTCCTTTACCACAAATTACTTGGCCTTTTCATCTCATTCAACACAACAAAAAATTAAACTAGATATTGTATTTCTTCCTTTAAATTAA
- a CDS encoding kelch repeat-containing protein: MNKTRLLIGAIVGVFFLGGCISDDETTSEGNWVQRSYFEGSNRSNAAAFSIDSRAFIMGGYTGDEYLSDFWEYNATGDYWIKKADFPGQARSNAVAFSIDGKGYVGTGYDGTNKLNDFWEYDPETDTWMEVASFGGTARYNAIGFSLVDKGYIGTGYDGFLGIQCHRRLLDQESRFSRTSTEQCRCFLYRWKRLRRHRL; the protein is encoded by the coding sequence ATGAATAAAACACGTTTGTTAATAGGAGCTATTGTTGGAGTTTTTTTCCTTGGAGGTTGCATCAGCGATGATGAAACAACTTCGGAAGGCAACTGGGTCCAAAGATCCTATTTCGAAGGTAGCAACCGCTCCAATGCTGCCGCTTTTTCCATAGATAGTAGAGCCTTTATTATGGGAGGTTATACCGGAGATGAGTATTTGAGTGATTTCTGGGAATACAATGCCACAGGAGACTACTGGATCAAGAAAGCAGATTTTCCCGGACAAGCACGGAGCAATGCCGTTGCTTTCTCTATCGATGGAAAAGGCTACGTAGGCACCGGCTATGATGGCACAAATAAGCTCAATGATTTTTGGGAATACGATCCTGAAACTGATACATGGATGGAAGTAGCTTCTTTTGGAGGAACAGCCCGATACAATGCCATTGGATTTTCGCTTGTTGATAAGGGGTATATTGGAACCGGATATGATGGATTTCTGGGAATACAATGCCACAGGAGACTACTGGATCAAGAAAGCAGATTTTCCCGGACAAGCACGGAGCAATGCCGTTGCTTTCTCTATCGATGGAAAAGGCTACGTAGGCACCGGCTATGA
- a CDS encoding Kelch repeat-containing protein produces the protein MKKADFPGQARSNAVAFSIDGKGYVGTGYDGTNKLNDFWEYDPETDTWMEVASFGGTARYNAIGFSLVDKGYIGTGYDGSEQKDFWQYDPATDSWTQIISMGGAKRQGASVFVIDDVAYIGTGINNGSYEYDFWALDGNTLEWTRKNDLDYSDDYAIVRSEASAFSIDSYGYIVAGSIGSVMGSTWEYHPSDDTWEEKTPIEAVYRAGASAFSVNSRAYVLLGRSSSLRFDDIYEFQPFVYYDEED, from the coding sequence ATCAAGAAAGCAGATTTTCCCGGACAAGCACGGAGCAATGCCGTTGCTTTCTCTATCGATGGAAAAGGCTACGTAGGCACCGGCTATGATGGCACAAATAAGCTCAATGATTTTTGGGAATACGATCCTGAAACTGATACATGGATGGAAGTAGCTTCTTTTGGAGGAACAGCCCGATACAATGCCATTGGATTTTCGCTTGTTGATAAGGGGTATATTGGAACCGGATATGATGGAAGTGAACAAAAAGATTTTTGGCAGTATGATCCTGCTACCGATTCTTGGACACAAATAATCTCTATGGGAGGTGCCAAACGTCAAGGAGCATCTGTTTTTGTAATCGATGATGTTGCATATATCGGAACAGGTATTAATAATGGGTCTTATGAATATGATTTCTGGGCTTTGGATGGCAACACCTTAGAGTGGACGAGGAAAAATGACCTTGATTACAGTGACGACTATGCAATCGTAAGAAGTGAAGCCAGTGCCTTTTCTATTGATTCTTATGGTTATATTGTGGCCGGGTCTATTGGTTCGGTGATGGGTAGCACTTGGGAGTATCATCCTAGTGACGACACTTGGGAAGAAAAAACACCAATTGAAGCCGTTTATAGAGCGGGTGCTTCAGCCTTCTCAGTCAACAGTAGGGCTTACGTTTTATTGGGAAGAAGTTCTAGCCTTAGGTTTGATGACATCTATGAATTTCAGCCTTTTGTTTATTATGATGAAGAGGATTAA
- a CDS encoding sensor histidine kinase, whose amino-acid sequence MRRNQMFFLFPSIFRFVLIMALGTAIELIAKFEQEHKRYDELERQKIIKELSFLKNQFNPHFLFNALNNIYSLASKKSENTTPSIMLLSNMLRYVLYESGKEKVPIHQEIDFIKNYINLEKLKFSDSNAPQIKCYFSLLNENYAVEPLLFITLIENAFKHGISYVTPSFILISFTENNDEIALSVINSVGKRDDENINTNKTGVGLENLKKRLELLYPGKHSFRQIYENSTFKSFLKIKK is encoded by the coding sequence ATGAGAAGAAACCAAATGTTTTTTTTATTTCCTTCTATTTTCAGATTCGTTTTAATTATGGCGTTGGGAACGGCCATAGAACTGATTGCCAAATTTGAGCAGGAGCACAAAAGATATGATGAATTAGAAAGACAAAAAATCATCAAGGAACTTAGCTTTTTAAAGAATCAATTTAATCCTCATTTTCTGTTCAATGCCCTAAATAATATTTATTCGTTGGCAAGTAAGAAATCAGAGAACACTACCCCGTCCATCATGTTACTGTCAAACATGTTAAGGTATGTATTGTACGAGTCCGGAAAAGAAAAAGTACCTATTCATCAAGAAATAGATTTTATAAAAAATTACATAAACCTCGAGAAACTCAAATTTTCGGATAGTAATGCACCTCAAATTAAATGTTATTTTTCCTTATTGAATGAAAATTATGCTGTAGAACCCCTTCTTTTCATCACTTTAATTGAAAATGCATTTAAACATGGCATCAGTTATGTCACCCCATCCTTTATCTTAATTTCCTTTACAGAAAACAACGATGAAATAGCGCTTTCCGTTATCAATAGCGTGGGTAAAAGGGATGATGAAAATATTAATACCAACAAAACCGGTGTAGGGCTTGAGAATTTAAAGAAAAGATTAGAATTACTGTACCCTGGTAAACACAGCTTTAGGCAGATTTATGAAAATAGTACATTTAAGTCTTTTCTAAAAATAAAGAAATGA
- a CDS encoding LytR/AlgR family response regulator transcription factor has product MKINCIIIDDEVLALDILEDYISRMPMLELKGRFDSPLKALDCIVHDDIQLIFLDINMPDINGIKFYESLSNKPKVIFTTAYSEYAVKGFEINAIDYLLKPISFSRFFQAVSKVIHIPEVKPTTSPQPSFQDQLNDESSKFIFVKVEHFTIKVELKDIAYLQGYKDYVKIYLIGKEQPILTLNSIKHYEMSLFSKGFIRIHKSYIVSVNQIEIISRNKVKLIDKDLHITIGGNYRDFFYELVVNKNI; this is encoded by the coding sequence ATGAAAATAAATTGTATAATCATTGACGATGAGGTATTGGCTTTGGATATTTTAGAAGATTATATCTCTAGAATGCCCATGTTAGAATTAAAAGGTAGGTTTGACTCTCCTTTAAAGGCATTAGATTGCATCGTACATGATGACATCCAATTAATTTTTTTAGATATCAACATGCCGGATATCAATGGCATTAAATTTTATGAAAGCCTTTCTAACAAACCCAAAGTAATATTTACTACTGCCTATAGTGAATATGCGGTAAAAGGATTTGAAATCAATGCCATTGACTATTTATTAAAGCCCATCAGTTTCAGTAGATTTTTTCAGGCAGTAAGTAAGGTAATCCATATTCCTGAAGTCAAGCCTACCACTAGCCCCCAACCAAGTTTTCAAGATCAACTAAATGATGAATCTTCCAAGTTTATTTTTGTTAAAGTAGAGCATTTCACCATTAAAGTGGAATTAAAAGACATTGCCTACTTGCAAGGGTACAAGGATTATGTGAAAATATATCTAATTGGTAAAGAACAGCCCATACTAACCCTAAATTCCATCAAGCATTATGAAATGAGCCTCTTTTCCAAAGGCTTTATTCGAATCCATAAATCCTATATTGTTTCAGTCAATCAGATCGAGATTATAAGTCGCAACAAAGTAAAACTTATTGACAAAGATCTGCACATCACCATTGGAGGGAATTACAGGGACTTTTTCTACGAACTTGTGGTTAACAAAAATATTTAA
- a CDS encoding efflux RND transporter periplasmic adaptor subunit encodes MKTKTTQSLISLFVGFLFISSCTSNKAEVFVEETPRIETFSLEKGKLTTKLRLPAELTGFQQVDIYAKVSSYVKDLKVDIGTKVTRGSSLVVLEAPEINSQLAAAESKLKAMEAIYKTSESTYNRLFKTSEVEGTVSTNDLEMAMGKKESDFAQYQAAVAAHKEVKVMQSYLHIIAPFDGVVATRNVNLGAYVGPAGKGSDMPLLTIQQQDKLRLAVAIPELFTGYLKEGDEVSFQVKSLPDTFQGTVARMSGALDLKLRSERVEMDIDNLDGKLLPGMVAEVNLSLNAKDSTFVVPSSALMDSAEGQFVIKVDENQKALRIPVSVGRDSDGFFEVFGDLKLKEKLVLEASEEIKDGDFINE; translated from the coding sequence ATGAAAACTAAAACAACTCAATCACTTATTTCGCTTTTTGTAGGCTTCCTTTTCATTAGCAGTTGTACTTCAAACAAGGCAGAGGTTTTTGTTGAGGAAACACCTAGAATTGAAACCTTTTCTCTGGAAAAAGGGAAGTTGACTACAAAATTACGCTTGCCTGCAGAATTGACCGGTTTTCAACAGGTGGATATTTATGCAAAAGTAAGCAGTTATGTTAAAGACTTAAAAGTAGATATTGGGACGAAGGTGACCAGAGGGTCTTCACTAGTGGTATTGGAGGCCCCGGAAATCAACTCTCAATTAGCAGCTGCAGAATCCAAGTTGAAAGCTATGGAAGCCATTTATAAGACAAGTGAAAGTACTTATAATCGTCTTTTTAAAACCAGCGAGGTGGAAGGAACCGTTTCCACCAATGACCTGGAAATGGCAATGGGGAAAAAAGAATCGGATTTTGCCCAATATCAAGCGGCAGTGGCAGCCCATAAGGAAGTAAAGGTGATGCAAAGTTACCTTCACATTATTGCTCCTTTTGATGGTGTTGTTGCCACTCGGAATGTTAATCTAGGTGCATATGTAGGCCCTGCAGGAAAAGGTTCAGATATGCCTTTGCTAACCATACAGCAACAAGATAAATTGAGGTTAGCTGTAGCCATTCCCGAACTATTTACCGGATATTTAAAGGAAGGAGATGAAGTCAGCTTTCAGGTGAAGTCTCTACCGGACACATTTCAAGGTACCGTAGCAAGGATGTCTGGAGCATTGGATCTTAAGCTACGGTCTGAGCGTGTGGAAATGGATATTGACAATTTGGACGGAAAACTACTGCCGGGTATGGTGGCTGAAGTGAATCTATCTCTGAATGCCAAAGACAGTACATTTGTAGTTCCTAGCTCTGCTTTAATGGATTCCGCCGAAGGTCAATTTGTGATAAAGGTAGATGAAAACCAAAAAGCCTTACGTATTCCGGTAAGTGTAGGAAGAGACTCAGATGGATTCTTTGAGGTTTTTGGAGATTTGAAATTGAAGGAAAAGCTAGTTTTGGAAGCAAGTGAGGAGATAAAGGATGGAGACTTTATCAATGAATAA
- a CDS encoding efflux RND transporter permease subunit — protein MNLIRFALRKPISILVLVAGVFFFGIGAVKDIKIDILPKMNLPVIYIAHPFGGYTPDQMESYFAKGYINILSFANGVKSIETKNIQGLMIMKLTYYENTNMAQAAAELTALANRIQVIFPPGTQPPFIIRFDASSLPVGQLVLGSKIRSNNELQDFANYYVRANFTSIPGLLSPAPFGGSPRTIEVNVNPDLLRSHNLTPDQIVEAIRLNNQTAPSGNVRIGNLNYITPTNTSIKDIKDFEKIPLFKGAVQNLTLGDVATVKDGADVTSGYVLVNGKRSVYINIAKAADASTWEVVNKLKAELPKIQSTLPEDITLSYEFDQSVYVINSVKSLVTEGVIGAVLTGLMVLLFLGDKRAAFIVIMTIPISIIAGVLFLKLFGQTINLMTLSGLALAIGILVDESTVTIENIHQHLDMGKPKALAIWDACKEIALPKLLILLSILAVFAPAFTMAGIPGALFLPLAMAIGFSMIVSFLLSQTFVPVLANWLMKEHPKIAHSAGFSDDETIINAKGIDLGSERNTIDQKKEMAEREDLNRDGKISFFERFRMKFIHFLDRLFPFRKATTLIYLLGISLLAGLLLITIGKDVFPKVNSSQFQLRLRAPDGTRIERTEEMAILLLDELNEMVGEEHIGISSVYVGQHPSQFSINPIYLFTAGSHEAVFQVSLKDYEVDMDDFKDELRKRAHVILPEVKLSFEPIELTDKVLSQGSPTPIEVRVAGKDKKRNEVYAKKLIERLEKIPYLRDVQIGQPIHYPAMDIEIDRTRAAELGVDMDDVSRSLIASTSSSRYTEKNSWIDEKSGISVSVQVQVPLNQMKSKSDIGEIPLMKNAIRPVLSDVATITPTTVNGENDNVGAMPYITVTANIHQTDLGTASNDVSAAIGSIGELPRGLFMETIGMSKVLTDTLSSLQVGLFVAIVLIFLMLAANFQSFRISFVILTTVPAVVLGALLMLTLTGSTLNLQSYMGIIMSVGVSIANAILLVTNAEQLRLVNGNALDSAKEAAALRLRPIIMTSVAMIAGMLPMAIGHGEGGDQVSPLGRAVIGGLLFSTFTVLLILPLIFAWAQEKASTNSVSLDPEDQESIHYIPVIKSKNEN, from the coding sequence ATGAATTTAATACGTTTTGCTCTTCGCAAACCCATTTCAATTTTGGTTCTGGTTGCCGGGGTGTTTTTCTTTGGCATAGGTGCCGTTAAAGATATCAAGATAGATATTTTACCTAAAATGAATTTGCCGGTAATCTATATTGCCCATCCATTTGGAGGGTATACTCCTGATCAAATGGAGTCTTATTTTGCCAAGGGCTATATCAATATTTTATCATTTGCTAATGGAGTAAAATCTATTGAAACGAAAAATATTCAGGGTCTGATGATCATGAAGTTGACCTATTATGAAAACACCAATATGGCTCAGGCAGCTGCAGAGCTTACCGCTCTTGCCAATAGGATTCAGGTGATTTTCCCTCCGGGGACTCAACCTCCATTTATTATCCGATTTGATGCTTCTTCATTGCCTGTAGGTCAATTGGTTTTGGGAAGTAAAATCAGATCAAATAATGAACTGCAAGATTTTGCCAATTATTATGTGAGGGCGAATTTTACGTCTATACCGGGACTCCTTTCCCCGGCTCCTTTTGGAGGTAGTCCCCGAACCATTGAGGTAAATGTCAACCCTGACCTATTAAGGTCCCATAATTTAACACCCGATCAAATTGTAGAAGCCATTCGTTTAAACAACCAAACAGCTCCATCAGGAAACGTGAGGATTGGAAATTTAAATTACATAACCCCTACGAATACGAGTATTAAGGATATTAAAGATTTTGAAAAAATACCTCTGTTCAAAGGCGCTGTTCAAAACCTTACATTAGGTGATGTGGCCACTGTAAAGGATGGGGCAGATGTAACCAGTGGTTATGTTTTGGTCAATGGAAAAAGATCGGTTTATATCAATATTGCCAAAGCTGCCGATGCCTCTACTTGGGAGGTGGTAAATAAATTAAAAGCGGAACTACCTAAGATCCAGAGTACATTGCCGGAAGACATAACTCTATCTTATGAATTTGACCAATCCGTTTATGTGATTAATTCAGTCAAAAGCTTAGTGACAGAAGGGGTTATTGGTGCAGTGCTCACCGGTTTGATGGTGCTTTTATTTTTGGGTGATAAAAGGGCCGCATTTATAGTGATCATGACCATCCCAATTTCTATAATCGCAGGGGTTTTATTTCTAAAATTGTTTGGTCAGACCATTAATTTAATGACTTTAAGTGGTTTGGCTTTGGCCATAGGTATTTTGGTAGATGAAAGTACTGTAACCATTGAAAATATTCACCAACACCTTGATATGGGCAAACCTAAAGCGCTTGCCATTTGGGATGCCTGTAAAGAAATTGCACTGCCCAAATTGCTTATCTTATTAAGTATCCTAGCTGTATTTGCCCCAGCCTTTACGATGGCCGGTATACCTGGAGCCTTGTTTCTGCCTTTAGCCATGGCCATAGGGTTTTCTATGATTGTTTCTTTTTTATTGTCCCAGACATTTGTGCCTGTATTGGCCAACTGGTTGATGAAAGAGCATCCCAAGATCGCTCATTCTGCGGGTTTCTCAGATGATGAAACAATTATTAATGCCAAAGGAATAGACCTCGGGTCTGAAAGAAATACCATCGATCAGAAAAAAGAAATGGCTGAGCGGGAAGATTTAAATAGGGATGGGAAAATTAGTTTTTTTGAACGCTTTCGCATGAAATTTATCCATTTCTTAGATAGGTTGTTTCCTTTCAGGAAAGCCACAACCCTCATTTATCTTTTAGGGATTTCCTTGCTTGCAGGTTTGCTACTCATAACTATAGGGAAAGATGTTTTTCCTAAGGTGAATTCTAGCCAATTTCAACTTAGATTGCGGGCACCTGATGGGACGCGCATTGAGCGGACAGAAGAGATGGCAATTCTTTTGTTGGATGAACTGAATGAAATGGTTGGTGAAGAACACATTGGGATTTCCTCAGTATATGTAGGACAGCATCCTTCGCAATTTTCAATCAATCCAATTTACCTTTTTACTGCCGGGTCCCATGAAGCTGTCTTTCAAGTCAGTTTAAAAGACTATGAAGTAGACATGGATGATTTTAAAGATGAATTGCGAAAAAGAGCACATGTCATACTTCCTGAAGTAAAATTATCTTTCGAACCCATAGAATTGACGGATAAAGTTCTGAGTCAAGGATCTCCTACACCAATTGAGGTGAGGGTGGCAGGAAAAGATAAAAAACGGAATGAAGTTTATGCCAAAAAGTTGATTGAAAGGCTAGAAAAAATACCTTATTTGCGAGACGTACAGATTGGGCAACCCATTCATTACCCCGCAATGGACATTGAAATCGATCGTACCAGAGCGGCGGAATTGGGTGTGGATATGGATGATGTTTCTCGTTCATTGATTGCTTCCACTTCATCTTCAAGGTATACGGAAAAAAACAGTTGGATTGATGAAAAGTCCGGGATTTCTGTTTCTGTTCAAGTGCAGGTACCTTTAAATCAAATGAAAAGCAAGTCGGATATTGGTGAAATTCCATTGATGAAAAATGCTATTCGACCGGTACTAAGCGATGTTGCCACAATTACTCCTACTACTGTTAATGGAGAAAATGATAATGTAGGGGCAATGCCTTATATTACCGTAACAGCTAATATCCATCAAACAGATTTGGGAACAGCATCCAATGATGTTTCTGCAGCAATTGGGTCTATTGGAGAGTTGCCACGTGGCTTATTTATGGAAACCATAGGAATGAGCAAAGTATTAACTGACACCCTGAGTAGCTTGCAGGTAGGTTTGTTTGTAGCGATTGTTTTAATATTCTTAATGCTAGCCGCAAATTTTCAATCCTTCAGAATTTCTTTTGTGATTTTGACAACTGTTCCTGCGGTAGTATTGGGTGCTTTATTAATGTTAACCCTTACAGGGTCCACACTTAATCTCCAGTCTTACATGGGAATAATCATGTCAGTTGGTGTTTCTATTGCCAATGCCATTCTTTTGGTTACCAATGCAGAACAGCTGAGGCTTGTAAACGGAAACGCCTTGGATTCGGCCAAAGAAGCAGCTGCTTTGCGACTTCGCCCCATCATCATGACGAGTGTGGCAATGATCGCAGGGATGTTACCCATGGCCATTGGGCATGGAGAAGGAGGAGATCAGGTTTCACCTTTAGGTAGGGCAGTTATTGGAGGGTTACTTTTTTCAACCTTTACGGTTTTACTCATATTACCTTTAATATTTGCTTGGGCACAAGAAAAAGCAAGTACAAACTCCGTTTCCTTAGACCCAGAAGACCAGGAAAGCATACATTATATACCGGTAATAAAATCAAAAAATGAAAACTAA
- a CDS encoding TolC family protein yields the protein MCIKKITSLILFLSGSIGCFAQDLSLVDAIDIGIQNYGAIKSKVKYASASEETLKQARLEYLPDINISAQQTYGTVNGQYGSFYGMIGNAAASGPSLTEQNWNAAFGAQYLSNVNWDFYTFGKVKQKINLEKINVGLKEQDLEQEKFELKIKITSAYLNLLASQRMVISQQKNLERAKVFLTTATARVKNGLQAGVDSTMATAEVSKAKIALNQARFQVKEFNNRLIDLMGVSSLDFTADTLFVSQIPKQLLIDIDGVHETHPSLKFLQTKVDFSNQQVKLSKRFYYPSMSIFGVFQSRASGFNSNYSQDQNAFTKNYWDGVQPSRSNYLFGASISWNLSTPFRIKKQVKAQEFIAEGVQEEYNQLEREIQSQLKLADEQIKIAMENYSEAPVQVKAAAQAYRQKMTLYQNGLTTLTDLTQALYLLNRAEIDRDIVNTNVWQSYLVKVAAIGDFELFIKEF from the coding sequence ATGTGTATTAAAAAAATTACCTCATTAATTCTATTCCTTTCCGGCTCTATTGGTTGTTTTGCACAAGACCTATCTCTGGTAGATGCTATTGATATAGGCATTCAGAATTATGGTGCAATCAAATCAAAAGTAAAGTATGCAAGTGCTTCAGAGGAAACGTTGAAACAAGCAAGGCTTGAATACTTACCGGATATCAATATTTCAGCCCAACAAACTTATGGTACAGTCAATGGACAGTATGGATCATTTTATGGGATGATAGGTAATGCAGCTGCATCAGGTCCCTCCTTAACAGAGCAAAACTGGAATGCAGCATTTGGTGCCCAATACTTGAGCAATGTTAATTGGGATTTTTACACATTCGGTAAAGTAAAGCAAAAGATAAATCTAGAAAAAATTAATGTTGGACTTAAAGAACAAGATCTGGAGCAAGAAAAATTTGAATTAAAAATTAAAATTACTTCTGCTTATTTAAACTTGTTAGCGAGTCAACGCATGGTGATCTCTCAGCAGAAAAATCTTGAGCGGGCTAAAGTTTTCCTAACCACTGCTACAGCTCGGGTAAAAAACGGATTGCAGGCAGGTGTAGACTCCACAATGGCCACTGCTGAAGTATCTAAAGCCAAGATAGCTTTAAACCAAGCTAGGTTTCAAGTGAAGGAATTTAACAATCGGTTGATTGATTTAATGGGAGTATCATCTTTAGATTTTACAGCTGACACCTTATTTGTAAGCCAAATTCCAAAACAGTTGTTAATCGATATAGATGGTGTACATGAAACCCATCCATCGCTTAAGTTTTTGCAGACCAAGGTAGATTTCAGCAATCAACAAGTGAAATTATCGAAGCGGTTCTATTATCCAAGTATGAGTATTTTTGGAGTTTTTCAATCCCGTGCTTCAGGGTTTAATTCCAATTATTCCCAAGACCAAAATGCCTTTACAAAAAACTATTGGGATGGTGTCCAGCCCAGCAGAAGCAATTATCTTTTTGGCGCAAGTATTTCTTGGAACCTGTCAACACCATTTAGAATAAAGAAGCAAGTAAAAGCGCAAGAGTTTATTGCTGAAGGGGTTCAGGAAGAATACAATCAATTGGAAAGAGAAATTCAATCACAGTTAAAATTGGCCGATGAACAAATTAAAATTGCCATGGAAAATTATTCCGAGGCTCCGGTGCAAGTGAAAGCAGCAGCTCAGGCTTATAGGCAGAAAATGACCTTGTACCAAAACGGGTTGACCACTTTAACTGATTTGACACAAGCTTTGTACTTGTTAAATCGTGCTGAAATTGACCGTGATATAGTCAACACCAATGTATGGCAGTCTTACTTGGTTAAAGTTGCCGCCATTGGTGATTTCGAATTATTTATAAAAGAATTTTAA